The DNA region GTAAACATGTCCTGGTTGAAGTACAGGAACACGAACTCGCCGTAGTTGGGAACTCCGTAGTAGGAGCCCGAACCCATCACGCCGTTGGCGTCGTACTTGGCGATGGTGGAGATGCCCGCGCCGAGCTTGTCGGCCCAGCCGTACTTCGCGTAGGCGTCGTCAAGGTTTTGGATGATGCCGGTCGCCGCGAGCTGACCCGCGGTGCCGTTGCCCTTGTTGTACTCGGACACATCGGGGGCGTCAGAGGAGTCGAAGAGCTGTGAGGCCGAGGCGTTCAGGGTCTCGAACGACGTGCTCTGGTGGTCGACCTTCGCGCCGGTCTGGGCCTCGAAGATCTGGATTGCCTTGGCCCAGGCGATGCCCATGGCCGAGTCTGCACCCTCGTAGTCCATGACCTTGAGGGTCTGGCCTGCGTATTGACCTGCGCCGCTGCTGGCGCTGGCGGGTGTGGTGGTGCTGCCCGAACCGGACGAACACGCGCCGAGTGAGAGGGCGCCGACGGCAATGGCTGCCGCCACAATGCGCTTGCGGTACTTCATGGGATTCCTACCTCCTTGTAGTGGCCGGGGGGCCGTGTGTGAAAGCCTGACTCGTCTGTCGAAGCGCTTCGATAGAATTTCGACGGATGCGATGAAGCGAGGGGTGCGACATCAGCGAGCTTGGCCGGAAGGCACTGCCGCGGAAGCGACCGTGCCACGAGACTGGTAGACGGGGGGGACGAGGGTCACGGCCGACGATGGCCGCGTGCCTTCAATGAGGCCGACGAGAATGTCGACCGCGACCGGGCACGTCAGCGCGGGGTCGAGAGGGAGGGCGTCGAATGGAAGAGGGGTGCGGGACAAGACGGGGGTCATTCCGGCCGCGATGACCGAGACGTCGCGCGGGACGGCAAGCCCGCGGTCGGCCAGTGCCGCCGTGAGCAAAAGCGCCACGGCGTTTGCCGTGCTGAGCACGATGCCGGTGGTGCCCGGCTGCTCGCGGAACAGGATCTCGAGCGCGTCGGCGGCCTCGTCGCTCGGAGGGCTCACGATGACGGCGTCGAGGCCGCGCGCGGCCGCATAGCGGGCGAACTCGCGCTGGATGCGCAGGGGGTAGTTGGACTCGCGGGCGAGGGTCTCGCGGGTGTGGCCAATGAGGGCGATGCGCGTGTGGCCGGCCTCGACCAGGGCGTCGATCGACTGCCGAATGGACGACTCGAAGTCGAGGTCGACGCACACCAGGCCGTCGGTGTTTTCCGGAACCCCGATGAAGACGGTGGGGCAGCTGATCGATCGCGCGAGTTTCGCGCGCTCGTCGTGCGCGGCGACGTCGAGGACGATGATCCCGTCGGCGAGGGCGCTGTTGGCGGATCGCTTCATGCCGGAGAGCGCGTCGTCCTGAACCAGCAACAAGGTGTCGTAGTCGCGAGTGCGCGCCGCAATGGTGACCTCCATGGCGAATGCCATGTGAGCTGTGGGATCGGTGTCGGCGTGGAGAGGAGCGGTGACCGCGAGGATCTCGGTGCGGTTGGCGGCGAGGGCTCGGGCCGATGCACGGGGTGCGTAGTGGAGGGTGGCGGCGGCATCCTCGACGCGGCGCTTCGTGTCGCTGCTGATGCTCCGCTTGCCTGACAGGGCATACGAGACGGTCGAGATCGATACGCCCGCTGCGCGGGCCACGTCCTCGATTGTCGCCATGTGTGACTCCGTCGTCATGTGTGCGGCCGGATCGGGGGTGTTTGCCCGATCGTCGAAGCGCTTCGATGCGCCTCATGAAAGAGACTATGCGGACAACCTGGAAACAATCAAGGGCGTTGCCGAATTGTTATCAACCGGTTCGGTGAGGGGCCTCAGCCCTGGCGCCAGGGCAGGCCGCTGGCCTTCCATCCCTGAACGCCACGGTGGCCGTCCTCGTCTGGCGCTCCCTCGAAGCCGTCGAGAATGTTGTAGGCGGGACCCATGCCCGCAGCGGTGGCGGCGCTAGCGGCTCCGATGCTCCGCTGGCCCGAGCGGCACAGGAACACGATGGGTGCTCCCGTCTCTGGGCTCATGCCCGCATCGCGAAGCTGATCCACGAATTGGGTGTTACGGGCGCCCGCGGGGTAGTTCACCCATTCGGCGAAAATGGGCTCGCGACCCGTCTCGGACGTGTCGGGGACGCCCGTGAAGCGCCACTCCGCCTCGGTGCGCACGTCCACCAATATCGCTGCGGGATCACTTAGCAAAAGTTCCCATGCCTCTTGAGGTGTCAGGTCGCCCGCGTACTCGCTCATTGCTTCTCCTCGACGGTGAGTTCCCCCACAGTGTAGGCAACGCGCGCCGATGCGGCTAGGGGCATACGATATGGCGATTGATCAGGGGCGATGCTGGGCGTTTGTCGAGGTGGTTCGAAGCCTGGGGCGGGCGACGGGCGGCAGCGCCGACCACGGGAAGGTGATCCACTTGTCCGTGCGCTTCCACACGTAGTCGGGCTCGATGATCGAGTGGGACTTGGCGTACAGGGTGACGGTGCGGACCTCGCCCGCGTGCTGCGACATGAGCGCCTTGACCAGGGCGAGGGTCTCGCCCGTATCGGCCACGTCGTCCGCGATGAGGACTTTGAGGCCCTTCATGTACTCCGTGTCGAGAAGTGGCGGGAGGATGATCGGGGCGGGCAGGCGCTCGTCGATGTCCGTGTAGAACTCGACATTCATGGTGCCCACGCCCTTGGTGCCGAGCGCGTAGGAGATCGCGCCGCCCACCGGCAGGCCGCCGCGAGCGATGGCCACCACCACGTCGGGCATGAACCCGGAGTCGACCACCATCTGTGCGAGCGCGCGGGACGCGTCCCCGTAGCCCTGCCAGGTCAGGACCTCGCGCTCCTCGCCCGACATGGGAACTCCTCACTCGGTCCTTGCGATCGGTGAGGCGAGACTACCGCGCGGGTGCCGGCGCCCCAGGGCAATGGGTTCCCCGCGCTACGCGTCGCGCCAGCACCATAAATCGACATCCACTGCGGTGACCACGCGTGTGCTGCAACGCGAATGTCGATTTGTGGTGCTCACGCGACGGGCATTGCGCTTTCCCGGTGCGCTCGCCGTCGGGGTACCTGCACTCGCAGGATCACGAGTGCCACGACCGCGGACAGCACCGCGCCCATGATCACGATCCCCAGCACGCCGAGGGCGAGTGCCGTCACCATCGTGCCGTTCTGTCCGGGAGTGTTCGCGGTGAAGCCGTTGGTGCGGTCAATCATCAGCGGGAGCCCCGCGATGACGGCGCCGCCAAGAGCGCCGATGACCGTCCCCACGAAACTGGGGAGCGTGAGCCGGGCGGCCGTCCCCTTGAGAGCCGCCGCGTGGTCGAGGCCGAGCGCGCTCGCCACTCGGGCGTCGTCCTCGCCAAGCCTGCGAGTCGCCGCGAAGGTCGCCGCGCCTATGAGGTGCACAGTAATGAGGACCGCGAGCGTCAGGCGCCACTGCAGCAAACCGCCCGCGTAGCCCACCATGGAGGTGAAGCCAAGGGTCGCACCCCTGAACAATCCGTTGTACGCGCCGTCGCCAAAGAACCCGCCGTTCGCGTCATTCACCGCAGCCCAGGTCGCCATGCTCCCTGCCGTGAGGGTGTGCAGGGTGATGAGCGCAGCGGCCTGCCGCGGGTGCGCGAGCATCTCGATGCCCGCGCGCAGCGCCCACGGACGGTCCGAACGCGATAGCCGGGCGCCGAGCAGCCTCGCAAGCCTGCGCGATGCCTCGACCAGGATCGCGAGACCGGTGACGACGAGAGCGAGGGTGGTCACTCCCGCGGTCCAATTCGTGACGGGCGTGGCCGGCGTGGCGCTCACCGCCCACAGCAAGATCCCGTACAGCACCGCCGCGACAACGACTACGGGCCAGACGGGGACCCGACGCGAAACCTCCACCTCGTCGATGGCGGCGACGTCCTTAAGGGCCGCTGCGGGAGCAACCCGAGTTGAGAGGAAGGCGGGAACCGCGGCCATGACGCCCCCAAGGACGACGGCGACTATCCCGGCGACAAGGACCGCGTACGCAGAGAAGGAGAACGCGATGGGCGGGGCGTCGAGTGTCGATGCCTGCCGGATGGCGTGAGCGACCCACGCCGCCGCCGCCCCCGCGGCGATGCCCACGATGCCTGCGACGACGGTGACGGCTGCTCCCTCGCCGAGCGATGCGAGGCCAACCGTGCGACGCGTCGCGCCCAGCGCCCTAGCGGTAGCGGACCACCGCACGCGCTCGTGAGCACGGGCTCTGCCCGCCGCAAACGCCATCACGACCACTCCGACGCTGAGCATCGCGGCCAAGACCCACGGGGTGGTACTCGGAGACGTGAATCCCGCGGAGCCCCAGGTGAAGGAGGGTGTGGTGTTGAGAGTGTCGAGCGGGGGGTAGTCGCCCGCCCAACTGAGATCGACGCTCAGGGATGGTTGACCGCCAGTGATACCTGGGTCTGTTGCGCGAGAAGAGGGGTCATCGGCCGCAGCCACGGCGACGGAGTCGGCGAGGAGATATATGCCCGGCGTCCACTCCTGGCTTGTCCAGCCTCCGATGGAATAGGAGACCCCCGACACCTTGAAGGTGCCCGCAGGCGAGCCGTCAACGGTGTATCGCAAGGTGTCGCCCACGTCGACGCCGAGCCCTTGTGCCATCCACGGCGAGAGGACGACCTCGCCACTGCGAGGCGCCTTTCCCCTTGCGAGCACCTGACTCCATGGGAAGTCGCCGACGACCGCGGTGGCATTCCATGTAAGAGGACCTCGGCTCGCGGCGGGTGAGCCATCGCCGGGCACAATCGTGAGCGGTATGGAGGCGGTTGCGACGGCGCGGACGCCGTCCGCTTGGGCTTGCGCGACGGTCGTGCGGAGTTGTTCCCACGTCATGGACGCGTTTTGCGATGATGAGGAAACGGGTGGTGTGGCCGCCTCTGAGCCGGGCGCGATCACAAACGCCCCGTGCTCGAATGGGTGGCCCTGAAGCGTGTTCCCAAATTGTGCGTGTGCCTGCTGCGTGGCGCCCAGGCCCATCGCGAAGGCCACCACCGCCACCGTCGCGGCGATGAGCGTGGCCGCCCAAATGACATACGAGCGCTGCGTGCGCAACTGCTCCCTGATGAGCGTGAGAATCATGGCGCCCCTTCCGTGGTCGCGATGCGTTCGGCGGGCTCGAGCGCCTCCGAGGACCGCTCCCCGGGCAACGCGCGGGCGGCCCAGTACGCGGGAACCAGGCTGAGGGCCGCCGCGAGCAACAGGCTGAGGAGCAACGTGGCGCCGAGCGCCCACGCCGGGTACGGAGCGGTGCTGGGGAGGAAGGTGGCTGGGGTGTTCGTGTTCGTGTGTGCCAACAGCACGGCGTTGGTTGCCCAGCCCATGACGCCGCCAAGGACCGCCACGGCCCCGCCCGTGATCGACGCCTCGATAAGCGCCGCCGCCGCCACCTGGCGCCGCTTGGCCCCGAGCTCTCTCACGGTGCCCACCCACCGAGATCTGGACTGGACCTGATTGCGTGCTGCGAGCCCCGCGGCAACCAGTGTGGCCACAGCGAACAGCACGGCGAGCGACGTGGTCAGCACTTCTTCCGCGCCTTTAATCCGATAGCCCGAGGGTGCGCCGCCAAAGTCGCCGCCTTCGTCGCTCGCGATGTACGGCGCCGCGCTAGCAGGGACGGACCCGTCCCACCAGAAGACTCGAAAGAGCACCGCAGTGACGGCGCCGTCCGCGTTGAGCTCGGCGAAGGATCCGGTGCTGACTGCCAGCGCGCCCGCATCCTCGAGCGAAACGACCGCGGAGCCCATGTTGTACTCGACGGCATCCGACGAAGGCTCCCTCAGAATGCCCGTCACCGTGAGCGTGAGGTCGGCGCCGGGTACGTCCCTTTCCGCGGTCAAGGACAGTTCGTCTCCCACGCCGATGCCAAGTTCCGTGGCAATCTGCCTCGAGATCGCGACCTCGCCTTGGTCGGGTGCGCGGCCCTCGGCGAGTGCCAGCGGAGACAACGGATCAACCGCATTGAACATGTATCTTCCGCGAAGGCCCACGATCGACGGGTAGAACTGCTCCCAGGCGAAGACTCGTGGGTCCGCAGTGTGGATGTCTGCAGACAACTTGGCTAGCGCTTCGGGTTCGGCGATACCGTTGCCTGAACCACGCTCGACGCCCGGGCCGTTGGTCCACGCCCCCACGAAGGCCATGTGCTCTCGGTCCGTGCCTTGCGCGTGATCGGCACGCGACTGCTCGGCGGCGCGGGTGCTGACAGACACCATCGTGAAGGACGCGAGTTCGACGGCGAAAAGCACGAGCACGAGCGCGCCCCGCGCAGGGAATCCCTGGCTGCGGCGAAGCTCGCGCAGGAGCGTGCGAATCACGACAGCACCCCCGAGTCGACGGGCCGGTGGTTTTCCACCGGCGTGCGGCGCTGCAACGCACGTGCCGCGACGGCTGCCGACACCCCGAAGACCACCACGGCACAAGCGCCGATCAGCAACAGAGGCACCCAGGGAACCGAGCTCAACGTCCAGCGGAGGTAGGAGTCAGTGATGACGCCGCCGAGCGATTGGCGTGCGAAGTTGACCGCCACCGCGACGTGCGACAGCGCTCCCCAGCCCAGCCCGACCGCGATCGAGAAGGCCGCGACGACGGTCGCCTCGACCACCACTGCCGCGCGCAGGGTGCGCGGCTGGGCGCCGAGAGCGGCGAGTGTCGCGTCGTCCCTTCGCCTGCGCCGTGCGACTCCCACGCTCAGCGCGGCCATCGGCACGATGACGAGGATCAGGAGCATCCCCGCCTCGATGAGGTTGCTGACCCAACTCGTGCTCGACGACCCCCCGCCGCTGTATCCGTCGAACGTGATCCCAGGGCCTTGCGGTGATGTCTGGTCAAGCGTGGTGATGAGTGCCTGCTTGTCGACACCCTGGGCCGCGTACACCAGGAGCGCATAGGCGTTGGTCTTGAAGGTGACGGCTGAGCCATTGACGTAGGTGCCGCCGCAGCCGGCCGCGAGGGACACCGAGCCGGTGGGGATGAATCCGTCCACGCCGCCGGACGAGCCACATCCACCAATGGTGGCGGTGGGATAGCGCGATAGGAGATCCCGGAGGGTCTCGTCCACGCCGGTGAGATCGTCGGGGTTGATGAGAATCGGCGACAAGTCGGGAATGGACTCGTGCATCCTGCCGACCACGACCGCGCCCACGCCCTCGATGCCGCGGTATTGGTCGATGACCAGTTGTGGATTGCCGGTAGTGGCGAACGCCACCGTCCTCACGTAGCGGTCCGACAGAGCGGGGCTCGTGGGACCGGCCGCGAGGATGGCCACCAGGTACGCCATCGCCCCCAGCACGCCGACGATCCTTCCCGCGACGGCAGACGTAGTGCTCGCGCGGCCCTCGAGGATGACGGCGAGACGGGGTGCACCCACCCTCTGTGCTATGGCGGCCGATGCCCGCAACACCGCTGGCGCCGCGCCTCGTGCCCACGGGATCACGACGGCCAGCAGCATCGCGCCGAGAGCGATTGCGAGCACCGCGAGCGCGATGCCGGCGGCGTTCTTCGCCACGAAGTAGGCGTCACCTTTCGCCTGATTGTGCGCGAGCGCGAGGCCGACGACCAGGCCGGCGGAGGCGGCGCCGATGCCGCCGATGGTCGCCGCGCGTAGCCGCAGCGAAACGCGCCTGGGCGCCTGCTCGGCGATGTCTTCGTGCAGCCGCTCGACGGGAGTGCGACGCGGTCGCGTCGCGTCGATCACGTGTGCGAGTACGAGCGCCGCTGTCACCACGGCGGCCGTGCTGAGGCGGACGAGCCACAGGTCGGCGTCCGTGGTGAAGAGGGGCCATCCGGACTTCGCAATCACCGCCAGTTGCAGGATGCCGGTCAGGACATACGCCCCGCCGATGCCGATGGCCGCGTGACGGCCGCCCGTCGTTGCGGCCTTGCGGACGGCTGCGGCGCGGGTCTGGCCCAGGGCCGCCATGACGGCGATGTCCCGAGGCTCGTTCGCGTCCCGCAGACCCAGCACGCCGACAAGGATCGCGGTGAGAATCGCGAGGGGAATGGCAAGTTCAATCGCGATGAAGATCGCCCATACCCCGAAGGTGTCGTACGAGACCGACATCGAGCACGAGGCGCGCTGACACGACAGGCGGTCCCACGGCAGGCCTAGCAGCATCACAACGAGCGCCGCGCTTGCGGCGATCCATCCGGCTAGCCGTTTCATGCTGCCCCCTCCTTGATGGCTTCGCGCAACTGCTCAACAGGTGTCCGGCGGCCCATGGCGGCGGCGAACACCGCGGCGACCGCGGTGGTGAGCAGCACGGCCGCCAACACGACGGCGCCGATGGGGCCCCACGAGATCTGGGAGGCGTTCCAGTGCAACAGCCACATCGTGTCGCCGAACGACAGCGGTGCACCCGGCGCGAACAGGGTGGGTTGCGTGGTCGCGATCGCGAGGATCAGGCCCGCACCCACGCCCGACACGACGGCGGACAAGGTCGTCACGAGCATCTCCACCACCGGCGTCAGGCGAAGAGTTCGCGGCGATGCGCCCAACGCGGCCATGGTGGCGAGTTCGCGTCGTCGGTCGCGCGCGGAGCGTGCCGCCAACGATCCCACGAGCGCGACGCCCAGCAGCAGCCCCACGATCGCCGCGCCGACGAGGGCGGCACTGGCGCCCCCGCCGGTCGATGTTCCGTAGTTGCCGTAGTCATATGTCATGGGCGCGACGTCGGTGCGGCTTCCGATGTGGGCAGCCAGGATCGCGTGCATCGTGTCCAGTTGTTCCTGCGCGGTGAGGCCGTCCGGGTGGGCAAGTTTCAGCCACAGTCCGGTCACGGGGGGTTCACCGAACCGGGATCGAGCCCATGCCGCGTCGATGAAACTGGCCGGCAAGTTGAGCCCGGAGCGATAGATCGGATACCGAGTGCCGTCGACCATGAGCCACGTGGGACCGGCTGATCCGACTGCAGATGTGATCAGGAACGGGCCGCTGCCTTGCATCGCCACTCCCGGAGCAAAGCCAAAGGGACGAAGGCCGTCGGGCGAGAATCGCGTCAGGGCGCCAGGGTCGACGACCACATAGGTGCCGATGCGCCAGTTTTGCTGGACGCAGTGATCTCCGCCGCACGTGATCGATGGGGGGTTCTCAACGCTCAGGGTGTCGGCGCGGAGGTAGGCGAACGGGATGGCGATCAGGCGAGTGTCCGCCGCAAGACTTTCCACAAGGGTCGGGTCCAAGGTGGCCGTGGGGTACCCCTCGGGCGGGGCGGTGGCCTGCATGTCCTGGTTCGCAATGACGGAAGGCGTGACGATGGCGAGGGGCAGGAACGCATCTGCCAGCTGGTTGCGGGCCCTGGAAATGTCGCTGGCACCTGAGACCCACGTGACGAGCCCCAACACGATCGCCATGGTTCCTACCGCGATGCGCCTCTCCGTCGAAGGGCGAGCGAGTGCGTCGCCTGCCTGGAGCAGCACGCCCCGGCCCCGCGAGATGAGCGCGCGCCCCGTGACCCGCGATAGCAGGCCTGCCATGGAGGCGACCGCTCCCGTCACCAGCACTACGCCGCCCAGCACGAAGACCAGCACGGCCGGTGACACCCACCAGTATTGGGGTGCAGATCCCCAGTGTGTTGGTGAGGCTTCCCATCGAATCGGGAACACCCGCCGCCAAATCAATCCCGCGACGGAGACGACATACAACGCGATCGCGACCAGTTTCAAGGCGCGACCCGCCCGTTCCCGCAGTCGCGAGGGTCGCACCGAAGCGGGGATGGCGCCCGGTCCGTCAGACGCCCCGATGGCGGCAAGAGCCGCGACGACGTAGACGGCCACCGTCGTGGTCGCGCACATGACGAAGACCAAGACGATGCCGGCGAGGCCCGCCGGCTCGAAGTGACCGCCGCGGAGGTAAGAGTGACCGTCGAACCAGGGAAGCAATTGCCGCGCCGCGGCCCCCAGGAGCACCAGTGAGCCGCTCACGAGGATGCCGTGCCTCAATCCAAGCCGGGCCTCGGAGATGACGACGCGGCGCAAGGTGCCGCCGAGCGCTCGCTCGGTATTCCACTCGCGTGCGCGTGCCGACACGGCGAGCCTGCGGAGGCTCACGGCGACCACACCAAGGATCACCATGAAGAAGGTTCCGTAGACCGCGACCGCGACCAGCACCGCGTACGGGTTGTCGCGCATGTTCGGGTCCTCGGCGGGGCCCATGACTCGCCCAAAGCCCAGCCCGCCAAGGAGCGCTGCGATGCCGATCGTGAGCGATGCGAGCCACCTCATGACACGCCCTCCTTTATGGCCTCGCGGAGTTGCTCCGTCGGCGTGAGGCGCTCGAGGCGCGCCCGCGCAATGACGGACGCGACCGCTGCGGCCGCGATCGACGCGAGCGCAAGGAACGTGACCGTGCCCCACGGTGCGTGGTCGATGTCGAAGGTGATGCCCTTCCACGCGAGGCTCCAGGGGACGCGGTCGCCGCTCACTGCGAGCCAGAGTCCCGATGCGGCGCCGAGCACCACGCCCATCGTGGCCCCGGCGGACGTGACCACGGCCGACTCGATCGCCGTGCCCCACCTGAGCGCACCGCGCGATGCCCCGAGAGCCGACATCGTCGCGTAGTCGTGACCGCGCGTCTTCTGAACGCTGAGCGACAGCGCGACCACGAGGCCGACGGCGAGCATGAGTAGTGTTCCCGACACCGCGAGCACTCCGGTGCGGTTGAGGGGCCCCGAACTCGCGCCCCTTCCGCCGAGGTCCTGCACGTGCAGGCCAGTCAGGTCGTAGTCGGCGATCGCGGTCGTGACGCTGCCACCTGGTGCGTCGTATAGCAACACCGCGCTGGTCACGCCCGTGCCGAATTCGCGTTCGGCCCATTCGCGCGGGAGTGCGGAGAACGGGCCCGCCACTAAGGGGGTGGTGACCTCTGCCGACGCGGCGCCGATCGTGAGCACCGAGGGGTTGGCGCCGCCACCCATCGCCACGGCGCCGTCAAAGTACAGCGCCCGGGCGGCGCCCTTGCTGACCTTGTCCAGGTCCTTGGCGCTCACCGCCAGGTACGTGGTGGTGTGGGGGTTGATGACGATGGCTGGGTCGACGGAGGCGACGCGGGCGGTGAGCATGTCGGCGGTGACCACGACGATGCGGTCGTCGGCTTGGAGGTTCGCCACCAGCGTCGGGTCCAGGCCTTGCTGTTCCCAGCCGATGGCGGGCGCAGGTGCCGTGCCGAGGTTGAGGTTGGGTAGCCCCGCAGTCGAGATCACGCGAACGGGAGTGAGCGTGGCCCCCGCCTCGTTGCGGGCACCCATGGCGTTCAGTATGACGCCGATAGCGAGCGTGCCGCCGAGCACAAGGCCCACCGCGCCGATGGCCACGGCGCGCGCAGGTGCGGGGCGCGTGAGCCCGTCGCCCGCGATCCTCGCCGCGTTGCCGCCGTGCAGGAGCGCCTTGCCCGCGAGTCCGCTCAGCCATGTGGCTGCCCGGGCGCCTGCCCACACCACGAGCACGGGCAGGCCGACGCCGAGCACTAAGCCGTACGCCAGTATCCAGGCTGACAGGAGTCCCGACGGCACGGACGAGGATGACTCGAGCCTGGGAGTCACGAACGCCGACACCACGACGAAGGCCGCCAGCGCGAGGGGAACGGCGAATCGCCTGAGACGGCTCTGGGGTGCGGGACCGGAAGTCACACCCATCGCGGCATCGACGTCATAGACGGAGGGTGCGCGGCCCGTGCCGCGCGTGATCCACCGCGCCACTACCCAGTACGCGAGCGTGGTCGCCGCGACAGTCAGGCCGACGATGGTGAGAAGCATCCACAAGGTGGTTGAGTTGAACTGACCGCCGAGGCCCGCCGCCGACTGGGTCATCGCGACGCCGAGCCCTGAGCCCGAGAGCGCGGCGAAAGCGCCGTGAATGAGCCCTAGCCGAGTCTGGTGGCGCACGAGTCCGCGTCGAGGCGCGCCCAGGTCCATGAGTGCGCGGAACTCTGCGCGATGAGAGGCCGCGGCGATCGCGCGAAACGCGCCGATGAGCGACGCGAGCAGTCCGATCAGGAACGGCGAGTAGAACAGCATGATCCAGAAGCCGAAGACTCCCGGATACATCATCGGGAAGGTAACCGAGCCCTCGTTTGGCCAGTGTTCAAAGAGGGGTGGTTGGCTGAGCGCAATGGCCAGCGTGAGGAGCCCGATCAGACCGGGCCCCACCCACCGCAAGAGGCCCAAACGCGGTGTGCCGTCGGGCTGCGTCCTGGACCTCATGACACTCCCTCCTTTATGGCCTCGCGCAGCTCGTCAACAGGCGTGCGCCGCGCGACCATGAACCCGTAGACGGTGGTCGCCGCGACCGCGAGGACCCACGTCGCGGCTGCGATCGCGACCATCTGGCCCCACCCGATGTGGGTCAGGTTCCACCACAGTCCCCATGCCGTGTTGCCAAGGTCGAGAGGCGCCCCGTCGACGAGAAGCGTGGGGTGTTTGATCACCGCGGCGACGATGACGCCCACTGGCAGGCCAACGACGAACGCGAACCCGAGGGAGATCGCGGCATCGATGGGCACGGCGAGCGCGAGCGCGCGGGGCGTGGCCCCCAGCGCAGCGACGGTCGCCCGCACGCGGCGGTTGGTCCTCACGGTGCGCACCGCAAGCACGATCATCATGCCGCTTGCCAAGATGCCGACGACCACCGACAAGACACCGAGCGCGCCGCGCGAGAAGTCGTGGACGCTGCGAAAATAGGCGACGTCCTTGGCGCTTAGCGCGGGAGCTGGTTGGGCCACGGCGCCCGCGCGCGCCGCAGCATCGGCGACGTACTGGAAGCGGTCGCTCGCGGGGACGTCGTCACCGACGTACTTGACCATGGCCCCGACCACGGGCACGTCGCCCCATACCGATTCGGCCCATCCGCGCGTGGCGAGCGTGGAGGCGTTGAACCACGGGCGGTGAAAGAGGGTCGCGGTGCCCAGGCCGGTCGACACGTCGATCACGCGCTCGGGAGCGGGGAACCGGAGGGTCCCCTCGTCGATGTCGGGGCTGAGCAGGAAGCCGTCTTGAAGGCCGAGGGGCCTGGCGCCGCCCGGCGTGACGCGGTCGAGGTCGCCTGGCGACACGATGGTAATCGGGGCGGTGGGCACGGTGGAGTCCACGGGGCCCACGGTGACGCGACCAAAGGGAACGACGGCGAGCGAGGGGTCGGCCTCGAGCGCGGCGATCACCGCGGGATTGAGCGCGACTCGATCGACGCCGACGACGGGATCCTGGGTGCTTTGCGCCGAGCCGGCGGGCTCCACCACCGCATCGAACGCGAGTGAGTCCACCTGGTGTGCGGTAGCGCGATCGATGGTGAACCCGGCGACGGAGCCGCACAGCACGATGGCCACGAGCGACAACGCGCCGAGTTCGATCTTGGAGTGCCAGAAGTCGCGTCTGCCGACGGCGCGGCGAGACTCGAGCGTGTGCCTCGCGATTGCCAGGGAGCCGCTTCCCCCCACCGGAAGCAAGCGCGCGAGGCGGCGCACCGCCGCGACCACGACCTGGTCGAGAACGATCAAGCCGAACACGTAGACCATCCACATGCACACGAGGCCGCTGATGAAGGCGAGGTTGCCCACCGGCGCCCACTGTCGTTCGCCCAGCGTGCCTGGAGTCCAGTGGAACCGCGCCCACACCGTCACGCCGAACGCGGCGGACATGATCGCGAGGCCGATGCGCT from Demequina lutea includes:
- a CDS encoding FtsX-like permease family protein, which translates into the protein MSARLVRVLEIGMFPVLWIARKGLSIPSLPISALWWKRIGLAIMSAAFGVTVWARFHWTPGTLGERQWAPVGNLAFISGLVCMWMVYVFGLIVLDQVVVAAVRRLARLLPVGGSGSLAIARHTLESRRAVGRRDFWHSKIELGALSLVAIVLCGSVAGFTIDRATAHQVDSLAFDAVVEPAGSAQSTQDPVVGVDRVALNPAVIAALEADPSLAVVPFGRVTVGPVDSTVPTAPITIVSPGDLDRVTPGGARPLGLQDGFLLSPDIDEGTLRFPAPERVIDVSTGLGTATLFHRPWFNASTLATRGWAESVWGDVPVVGAMVKYVGDDVPASDRFQYVADAAARAGAVAQPAPALSAKDVAYFRSVHDFSRGALGVLSVVVGILASGMMIVLAVRTVRTNRRVRATVAALGATPRALALAVPIDAAISLGFAFVVGLPVGVIVAAVIKHPTLLVDGAPLDLGNTAWGLWWNLTHIGWGQMVAIAAATWVLAVAATTVYGFMVARRTPVDELREAIKEGVS